In Fusarium oxysporum f. sp. lycopersici 4287 chromosome 6, whole genome shotgun sequence, a single window of DNA contains:
- a CDS encoding hypothetical protein (At least one base has a quality score < 10) codes for MDKDRDGGSPVWHLLFEGRNFLQSTKTKYLIICLGYITIFVYHTRHSISAYYARSRAEKSLTLGLHVLAAVFELTRYYARAWRGTVHADLLDTTACLIHSFTSLRLARTLRRGDETTRASYQAPAMLRPLLSLAAVVKDDAFAHQACVKLLHAFLYTRLLIFVAKRIGLGRVQTYPQIYAQAVTLGAILAIISSEIPAGVPIYISAVSLVMVYNQRTSLNLASSVAFVDGIETHAATRAIRPACAKNTKMTVQQAIAAVPLWLGLFQMKNLTTGPSSSGIPTWDFDEYTAQKLATT; via the coding sequence ATGGACAAGGACAGAGACGGAGGTAGCCCAGTATGGCATCTGTTGTTCGAAGGGAGAAACTTCTTACAGAGCACCAAAACAAAATATCTTATCATCTGTCTTGGCTACATCACAATCTTTGTCTATCATACACGTCACAGTATCTCAGCTTACTATGCACGCTCGCGCGCAGAGAAGTCTCTCACACTGGGTCTACATGTTCTTGCAGCTGTATTCGAGCTTACGCGGTATTACGCTCGTGCCTGGAGAGGAACAGTGCACGCAGATCTCTTGGATACAACTGCCTGTCTGATCCATTCGTTCACCAGCTTGCGCCTTGCTAGAACACTGCGCAGAGGAGACGAAACTACTCGGGCATCATATCAGGCGCCGGCAATGTTACGACCTCTGCTTTCCCTTGCTGCTGTCGTAAAAGACGACGCTTTCGCACATCAGGCTTGCGTGAAATTACTCCATGCCTTCTTGTACACCAGATTGCTTATCTTTGTGGCTAAGAGAATTGGCTTGGGGAGGGTTCAGACGTATCCTCAAATATATGCTCAAGCAGTCACATTGGGCGCTATTTTGGCAATTATCTCCTCCGAGATCCCGGCAGGAGTACCAATATATATTAGTGCAGTTAGCTTGGTCATGGTCTACAACCAACGCACATCTCTGAATCTGGCTTCCTCAGTTGCCTTCGTGGACGGGATCGAAACGCATGCCGCTACCAGAGCAATCAGGCCAGCCTGTGCTAAGAACACCAAGATGACGGTTCAACAGGCCATCGCGGCGGTTCCGCTATGGCTGGGTTTGTTTCAAATGAAAAATTTGACAACAGGACCTAGTTCCTCCGGTATACCTACATGGGATTTCGACGAGTACACTGCACAAAAGCTCGCCACGACATGA